The following coding sequences lie in one Pontibacter sp. G13 genomic window:
- a CDS encoding ATP-binding protein: protein MLSMILLMGWLACPGHLYAQTSGSPIIQNYPPKTYHASSANYTAVQDARGLMYFGNYRGVLEYDGEAWTLIPLSNSSTARSLARDSMGQVFVGGVGVFGTLEPDEGGSLAFRNLLPDSLKRTHLTLGPTFVLGANRGAWFLMGEQGWLFHWDLDNLIQIPWGTEFGENHPFVYRGILMANHPDRGWVQWLDGEWRDVPGGDQMVGKVWMGIRNLSNGRVLGFCKSMGICEAYIDPQLGLIFKHIPTDLDNAFHRYGFTGIIPLRDGRIVVGTIKKGAVVLDRDGQVERKLNEHSGLQDNLVLGGMEDQNGSLWLTLSRGISRVETSSPLMHWGEPHGLKGIIFSVTRFQDRLYVSTPIGVYVQSGEEFVQVKGLDVESWTLVEVSPPGGRPQLLVTSMAGIFEIRNQQAIPILPDVDYAALYASPHHPDRVYGLSWAHGVDIITWNGKKWGEPKPIQGLDRRFQGIIEDEEGYLWMVEMLANRRLIRLDLSAEAHPEWTVFDSTAGLPPVTGVYDFAGSLLIGTERGLYRFDSEAGEFYPDQVLGTYDPAGIVQVSRFVEDSLGNVWMERKSPDRQWVELLRKEPDGTFRHDASALAGLSDIEIWGNLYPESDGKTWICTLDGLYGLDTRLEIEEPPILDPIIRSVVLGLDSVLFSGALDIQPDSQAKNSWTLTHTDNNLTFSFAAPYFEDESGTRYSYLLSGKDVEWSPWGYGYQKEYNGLDPGEYVFKVRARDAMNRESQAVEFAFSIQKPWYKTSWAFVCYGLLAILLIYGTVKLNTQRLHLQNEHLERIVFERTQELWEQHKEIVKKTVKLKRQKEEISKQHDLVEEKNQKLESIVDQLKNTQSQLVNSEKMASLGQLTAGIAHEINNPINYVKGNISPLKRDYVELREMFEQMVGLDPDDPELPRHIQKIRAYADEIDAPYLFVEMEQLLKGIEEGANRTKVIVDELKTFSRLDEDNFKLVDIHQGLDSTLTLLSTLIRDRIEIHRIYGELPMVECLPGKLNQVFMNMISNAVHAIEARHKKEGGGHHGFLGDIYITTRHTRNEDPECPDCVQISIRDNGTGIDKKVCDKIFEPFFTTKEVGKGTGLGLSISFGIVERHHGKIDVHSEPGQGTEFVITLPFKQDIPETVGEMAS, encoded by the coding sequence ATGCTATCGATGATCCTCCTGATGGGATGGTTGGCCTGTCCCGGACATCTCTACGCTCAAACTTCTGGGTCGCCCATCATCCAGAATTATCCCCCCAAAACGTACCATGCAAGCTCCGCCAACTACACCGCCGTCCAAGACGCGCGGGGTCTGATGTATTTTGGCAACTATCGAGGCGTACTGGAATACGATGGTGAAGCATGGACCTTGATTCCCTTGAGCAACAGTTCTACCGCTCGATCTCTCGCCAGAGATTCCATGGGGCAGGTTTTTGTCGGAGGGGTAGGCGTATTTGGCACACTTGAACCCGATGAAGGCGGTTCTTTGGCTTTCCGAAATCTGCTTCCTGATAGTCTCAAAAGAACACATCTGACGCTAGGCCCCACCTTTGTGCTTGGGGCGAATCGCGGAGCTTGGTTCTTGATGGGGGAACAAGGGTGGCTGTTTCATTGGGATCTAGATAATTTGATTCAGATTCCGTGGGGAACGGAATTCGGCGAAAATCACCCCTTTGTCTATCGTGGGATTCTAATGGCCAATCATCCGGACCGAGGTTGGGTTCAGTGGTTGGACGGAGAATGGCGCGACGTTCCTGGAGGAGACCAGATGGTCGGAAAGGTGTGGATGGGAATTCGGAATCTATCCAATGGTCGCGTATTGGGCTTTTGCAAGTCGATGGGTATCTGCGAGGCGTACATTGATCCACAACTAGGACTCATATTCAAGCATATCCCCACCGATTTAGACAATGCGTTTCACCGATACGGATTCACGGGGATAATCCCATTGAGAGATGGCCGGATCGTAGTCGGCACCATCAAAAAGGGAGCAGTCGTACTTGATCGAGATGGTCAGGTAGAAAGAAAACTCAACGAACATTCGGGGCTTCAAGACAATCTCGTGCTAGGGGGCATGGAGGATCAGAATGGGTCACTTTGGCTCACACTTTCCCGCGGAATTTCCCGAGTGGAGACCTCTTCACCACTCATGCATTGGGGAGAACCACATGGATTGAAGGGAATCATATTTTCTGTGACCCGCTTTCAGGATCGTCTATACGTCTCCACGCCCATCGGTGTCTATGTGCAATCAGGGGAAGAATTTGTCCAAGTAAAAGGACTGGATGTGGAAAGCTGGACGCTCGTGGAGGTTTCTCCGCCAGGAGGCCGGCCCCAGTTGTTGGTCACCAGCATGGCCGGGATCTTTGAGATCCGAAATCAGCAGGCCATCCCGATTCTGCCAGATGTAGATTATGCAGCCTTATACGCTTCTCCTCATCATCCCGATAGAGTCTATGGCCTCTCTTGGGCACATGGCGTGGATATCATCACATGGAATGGGAAGAAGTGGGGCGAACCCAAGCCTATCCAAGGGTTGGACCGGAGATTTCAGGGAATCATTGAGGATGAAGAAGGATATCTCTGGATGGTAGAAATGTTGGCCAACCGCCGTTTGATCCGACTGGATCTGTCTGCTGAGGCCCATCCCGAATGGACGGTATTTGACTCTACGGCTGGATTGCCGCCTGTGACTGGAGTGTACGATTTTGCGGGAAGTCTCCTCATTGGGACTGAGCGCGGGTTGTATCGATTTGATTCAGAAGCAGGGGAGTTTTACCCTGATCAAGTGCTGGGTACTTACGATCCAGCAGGCATAGTCCAAGTTTCCAGATTTGTGGAGGATTCCCTCGGCAATGTCTGGATGGAGCGGAAAAGCCCTGATCGCCAATGGGTCGAACTCCTGAGAAAGGAACCTGACGGCACCTTTCGGCATGATGCGAGTGCTTTGGCAGGTCTTTCCGATATTGAAATCTGGGGCAATCTCTACCCTGAGTCAGATGGCAAAACGTGGATATGCACGCTCGATGGACTATATGGATTGGATACTCGATTGGAAATCGAAGAACCTCCCATTCTTGACCCGATCATCCGCTCGGTCGTTTTGGGGCTGGACAGTGTACTCTTTTCGGGAGCCTTGGATATTCAACCTGATTCGCAGGCAAAGAATAGCTGGACCTTGACCCATACCGACAACAATCTCACATTTTCATTTGCAGCTCCCTATTTCGAAGATGAATCCGGAACCCGCTACAGCTACCTGCTCTCGGGTAAGGATGTCGAATGGTCTCCTTGGGGATATGGCTATCAAAAGGAATACAATGGCCTCGATCCTGGGGAGTATGTGTTTAAAGTCCGGGCGCGCGACGCCATGAACCGTGAAAGTCAAGCCGTAGAATTTGCCTTTTCCATCCAGAAACCTTGGTACAAAACCTCTTGGGCATTTGTATGCTACGGATTGTTGGCCATTCTGCTGATTTACGGTACGGTCAAACTCAATACCCAACGTCTTCATTTGCAAAATGAGCACTTGGAGCGAATCGTATTTGAGCGAACCCAAGAACTGTGGGAGCAACACAAGGAGATTGTCAAGAAGACCGTGAAGCTCAAGCGGCAAAAGGAGGAAATCTCCAAGCAACACGATCTGGTGGAGGAAAAGAATCAGAAACTCGAATCCATTGTAGACCAGCTCAAGAATACCCAATCCCAACTCGTGAACTCCGAAAAGATGGCTTCCCTCGGCCAGCTTACTGCGGGGATTGCCCACGAGATCAATAATCCCATCAATTACGTCAAGGGGAATATCAGTCCTCTCAAGCGAGACTATGTGGAATTGCGTGAGATGTTTGAGCAAATGGTGGGCTTGGACCCTGATGATCCCGAATTGCCTCGCCACATTCAGAAGATCAGGGCATACGCCGACGAGATTGACGCTCCCTATCTGTTCGTAGAAATGGAGCAATTGCTTAAAGGAATCGAGGAAGGGGCCAATCGCACCAAAGTCATTGTGGACGAGCTGAAGACCTTCTCTCGTTTGGATGAAGACAACTTCAAGTTGGTGGACATCCATCAAGGGCTTGATTCGACGTTGACCTTACTTTCGACCTTGATTCGGGATCGGATAGAGATTCACCGCATTTATGGGGAATTGCCGATGGTCGAATGTCTGCCGGGCAAGCTCAATCAGGTATTCATGAATATGATCTCCAACGCCGTTCATGCCATCGAGGCTCGTCACAAAAAGGAAGGAGGAGGCCACCACGGATTTTTGGGAGACATCTATATCACCACGCGTCACACCCGTAATGAGGACCCCGAATGTCCCGATTGCGTGCAGATTTCTATCCGAGACAATGGAACCGGCATTGACAAGAAAGTCTGCGACAAGATTTTTGAGCCATTTTTTACCACCAAGGAAGTTGGAAAAGGTACGGGATTGGGCTTGTCGATCTCCTTTGGGATTGTAGAGCGCCATCATGGTAAAATCGACGTCCATAGCGAACCCGGTCAGGGAACCGAATTTGTGATCACCTTGCCCTTCAAGCAAGATATCCCCGAAACCGTAGGTGAAATGGCCAGTTAG
- a CDS encoding DUF3098 domain-containing protein, with the protein MSAKKTTKSKAATASKTEETKAILPFTRKNYVLLIIGVLLIGAGFLLMSMDDFIDANEFSVSLYIAPIVVMAGFIEVIYAIMYQEKNQPEPAAEV; encoded by the coding sequence ATGAGCGCAAAAAAAACCACCAAATCTAAAGCGGCTACCGCTTCCAAAACGGAAGAAACCAAAGCAATCCTTCCTTTCACCCGGAAGAATTATGTATTGCTGATTATCGGTGTCCTCCTGATCGGCGCAGGATTTCTGTTGATGAGCATGGATGACTTCATCGATGCCAACGAGTTTTCCGTTTCTCTCTACATCGCGCCCATCGTGGTGATGGCTGGCTTCATCGAAGTGATCTACGCCATCATGTATCAAGAAAAAAATCAGCCAGAACCTGCCGCTGAGGTATAG
- a CDS encoding permease-like cell division protein FtsX — MELPNVGFLFGAERLSLLTMGLDRSTHSSQQFLRKRSRTTFLTSTLSIGLILFFFSLFVGISLLARMKARDLRSSIVLKVFLHDGFGTQQHAALEAKLQGEPFVQSMIFVSKDEAASIFLERRDEDVRQLMQGSNPLPASFNITLKPSYLIGDSLPAIQARLQRELLVSDVRYDGERIETFNRNISVLSGVGGLMGILLLGITFYLVFATIRLSIYAQRLTLRSMQLIGATDGFIRRPFLINGSLQGMLGGLVACGLLVGTMLGLKPVLTNWLLEWEPAEFFLLPTGELIGLFGGIVFLGAVLGFAGSLYAVNKYLSSNLDELM; from the coding sequence GTGGAACTACCCAATGTTGGTTTCCTCTTTGGAGCCGAGCGATTATCTTTGTTGACCATGGGACTAGACCGCTCTACACATAGCAGCCAGCAGTTTCTCCGCAAACGCTCACGGACGACGTTTCTGACATCGACTTTGAGCATCGGCTTGATCCTGTTTTTCTTTTCCCTCTTTGTGGGGATCAGTCTCCTTGCCCGAATGAAAGCACGCGACCTCCGCAGCTCCATCGTCCTCAAGGTATTCTTGCACGATGGATTTGGAACCCAGCAGCATGCCGCTCTGGAAGCCAAATTGCAAGGGGAGCCATTTGTGCAGTCCATGATCTTTGTATCCAAGGACGAGGCAGCTTCGATTTTTCTGGAACGCAGAGATGAGGATGTTCGACAACTGATGCAAGGAAGCAATCCGCTCCCTGCCAGCTTTAACATCACCTTGAAGCCTTCCTACCTGATCGGAGACAGCTTGCCGGCCATCCAAGCGAGATTGCAGCGGGAACTTCTCGTTTCGGACGTTCGCTACGATGGCGAACGGATCGAGACTTTCAATCGGAATATCTCCGTGCTTTCGGGAGTAGGCGGCTTGATGGGCATTTTGCTGTTGGGCATCACCTTCTATTTGGTGTTTGCCACCATCCGCCTATCCATCTATGCGCAGCGCCTGACTTTGCGGAGCATGCAACTGATAGGAGCAACGGATGGCTTCATCCGAAGGCCGTTTCTGATCAATGGCAGCTTGCAGGGAATGCTGGGAGGTCTGGTAGCTTGTGGATTGCTGGTCGGCACAATGCTGGGCCTGAAACCCGTCCTGACCAATTGGTTGCTGGAGTGGGAACCCGCCGAATTCTTCCTGCTGCCCACTGGGGAGCTGATTGGATTATTTGGGGGAATTGTTTTTCTTGGGGCTGTTCTGGGTTTTGCGGGTAGCCTCTATGCGGTCAACAAATACCTAAGCAGTAACTTGGACGAATTGATGTAA
- a CDS encoding amidohydrolase: MKWSFGIRLWKKCAALICLGALASCQSPAEENAHEANAVDVAIKHGHVLTMDAGFSEYPEGTVLIKDGKIVEIGPDSTLSGTYSAKKVVDASGQLVMPGLVNTHTHAAMIMFRGLGDDMPLMQWLQEVVWPAEAQYVNPEHVRMASGIAMAEMIQGGITCFNDMYFFEEVTAELVDQIGMRAVLGEGVLNFPTPSAGNSNEGIARSIALYDAYGNHPRITVAFTPHAPYTCSAELLDSLATLARNREVPVHIHLSETEFEVNSMKEAKGKTPIAYLDSLGMLDQWLIGAHCVWLPGDDIPMLAEKPHFGAAHNPQSNMKLASGVAPVPAMLASGIAVGLATDGATSNNNLDIFQEMKAASLLQKVTHLDPTLLPARSVVAMATIGGAKALGLDRQIGSLEVDKQADIILVGNTAPHGWPLYDPYSHLVYALGASDVQTVMVDGQLLMEDRTLLTYDLSKGMKDAETLRSRIQAISPAP; encoded by the coding sequence ATGAAATGGTCCTTTGGAATTCGCCTTTGGAAAAAATGTGCAGCACTCATTTGTCTGGGTGCGCTTGCTTCCTGCCAATCTCCTGCTGAAGAAAATGCCCATGAAGCGAATGCAGTAGATGTCGCGATCAAACATGGTCATGTCTTGACGATGGATGCAGGTTTCAGTGAATATCCCGAAGGAACGGTTCTGATCAAGGACGGAAAAATCGTGGAGATTGGGCCGGATTCAACCTTGTCGGGCACATATTCTGCCAAGAAAGTCGTGGATGCTTCGGGCCAGCTTGTCATGCCCGGTCTGGTGAACACACACACTCATGCTGCCATGATCATGTTTCGTGGGCTGGGAGACGACATGCCATTGATGCAATGGCTCCAAGAGGTAGTGTGGCCCGCAGAAGCCCAATATGTGAATCCCGAACACGTCCGAATGGCTAGTGGGATTGCCATGGCCGAGATGATCCAAGGGGGAATCACCTGCTTCAATGACATGTATTTCTTCGAAGAAGTGACTGCCGAACTGGTGGATCAAATCGGCATGCGGGCCGTGTTGGGGGAAGGGGTCCTGAATTTTCCGACACCCTCTGCCGGAAACTCCAATGAGGGAATTGCCCGTTCGATCGCTCTGTACGATGCATACGGCAATCATCCCCGGATCACGGTTGCCTTTACGCCTCATGCTCCCTATACCTGTTCGGCTGAATTGTTGGATTCTTTGGCGACCCTTGCTCGTAATCGCGAGGTGCCTGTACATATTCACCTATCGGAAACGGAATTCGAGGTGAATTCCATGAAGGAGGCCAAAGGGAAGACGCCCATTGCCTATCTGGATTCTTTGGGGATGTTGGATCAATGGCTGATCGGTGCGCACTGTGTCTGGCTGCCGGGGGATGATATCCCCATGTTGGCAGAAAAACCCCATTTTGGGGCCGCCCACAATCCTCAGAGCAATATGAAGCTCGCCAGCGGAGTTGCCCCCGTTCCGGCTATGTTGGCCTCTGGCATAGCTGTTGGACTCGCAACAGACGGAGCCACTTCGAATAACAATTTGGATATCTTTCAGGAAATGAAGGCCGCTTCCCTCTTGCAGAAGGTCACGCATCTAGACCCGACCTTGTTGCCCGCCAGAAGTGTGGTGGCCATGGCGACCATTGGTGGTGCGAAGGCTTTGGGGCTGGATCGACAAATTGGTTCGCTGGAAGTCGATAAACAGGCCGATATCATTTTGGTGGGCAATACTGCTCCGCACGGATGGCCGCTCTATGATCCATATTCGCACTTGGTGTATGCTCTGGGCGCATCAGATGTTCAAACTGTGATGGTTGATGGCCAGTTGTTGATGGAAGACCGCACTTTGCTCACCTACGATCTTTCGAAGGGAATGAAAGATGCGGAGACATTACGAAGCAGAATTCAGGCAATTTCCCCCGCACCTTAG
- a CDS encoding histidine kinase, whose translation MDQSKAHILYVDDERQNLTAFKASFRKLYQVHVAQSGKDAIQLLDQHPEIELIISDQRMPEMTGVELFEQILEGHPDPIRMVMTGYSDLEAIIDAINKGQIYYYITKPWKLEELKLIVKQGIEAYRLKNENRTLHAENTDLQLKSEQQEKENILSQFETLKNQVNPHFLFNCLNALSTLVHDDANLAEDFIAKLTKVYRYVLELKDEHIVPLQEELRFLKSYFFLHQIRFGDNLQMMMKIPPEATQRSIPPLTLQLLVENAIKHNIISREQPLKLEILVEGKDLLVKNNYQIRQDHVDSTGIGLSNLKARYAFLSDRQPAFAVEGDQYVARVPLLEDQV comes from the coding sequence ATGGATCAATCGAAGGCCCATATTTTATATGTGGATGATGAACGCCAGAATCTCACCGCGTTCAAAGCGTCATTCCGCAAACTCTATCAGGTCCATGTTGCCCAAAGTGGCAAAGATGCTATCCAATTGTTGGATCAGCACCCGGAGATCGAACTGATCATCAGCGATCAGCGCATGCCCGAGATGACGGGGGTGGAGCTGTTTGAACAGATCTTAGAAGGACATCCTGATCCCATCCGGATGGTGATGACGGGGTATAGTGATTTGGAGGCAATTATCGATGCAATCAACAAAGGGCAGATATACTATTATATCACTAAGCCCTGGAAGCTCGAAGAACTCAAGCTGATCGTCAAACAAGGCATTGAAGCATACCGTCTCAAAAATGAGAACCGCACCCTTCACGCCGAAAACACCGATCTACAACTCAAGTCCGAACAGCAGGAGAAGGAGAATATCCTCTCCCAATTTGAGACCCTGAAGAATCAGGTCAATCCCCACTTCCTGTTCAACTGCCTGAATGCCTTGTCCACCTTGGTGCATGATGATGCGAATCTGGCAGAGGACTTTATTGCCAAACTGACCAAAGTTTATAGATATGTGCTCGAACTCAAAGATGAGCATATAGTTCCCCTACAAGAAGAACTGCGGTTTCTGAAGAGTTACTTTTTCTTGCATCAGATCCGGTTTGGGGACAATCTTCAGATGATGATGAAGATTCCCCCGGAAGCCACGCAGCGCAGTATTCCTCCTTTGACTTTGCAGCTTCTGGTGGAAAACGCCATCAAACACAATATCATTTCTCGGGAGCAACCGCTGAAACTGGAGATTCTGGTGGAGGGTAAGGATTTGCTGGTGAAGAACAATTACCAGATTCGTCAGGATCATGTGGATTCGACCGGGATTGGATTGAGCAATCTCAAAGCTAGGTACGCCTTCCTTTCGGATCGCCAGCCAGCCTTTGCCGTGGAAGGAGATCAGTATGTAGCCCGTGTGCCATTGCTGGAGGATCAGGTATAA
- a CDS encoding nuclear transport factor 2 family protein, with amino-acid sequence MNILKKLTLLLAILLIVSGSDCLAQGANRGSSDTEKALKTFINQFAAAYSNLPKSKNKADVLKYFDREATSTRFVFNIKGQAAVTTGNFAKFEGYLNHIIRANGIELHYNVSDIAVTYLDAEIATLAYKVNYETKEENGIWVKGLETVTMALEKSGSSWKIVHWNMMQVEDEKLKGTCLCELYLSEADDGEVVAKTTIPSGKTYTTRFDNFVFRTSGSGKVIRVGNYVYKHKPSGPLYVIQDGEEIEIAIAKSKKEIVLAIIEHSLYADSCARLKTTSNE; translated from the coding sequence ATGAACATCCTGAAAAAACTTACGCTTCTCCTGGCTATACTGCTGATTGTCAGCGGAAGTGATTGTTTGGCTCAAGGGGCCAACCGAGGCAGTTCTGATACTGAAAAAGCATTGAAAACCTTTATCAATCAGTTTGCAGCTGCTTATTCCAACCTCCCAAAATCCAAAAACAAGGCCGATGTCCTGAAATACTTTGACCGGGAGGCGACCTCCACGCGATTTGTATTCAACATCAAAGGTCAGGCAGCCGTCACCACTGGCAATTTCGCCAAGTTCGAGGGATACCTCAACCACATCATCCGCGCCAACGGAATCGAACTTCACTACAACGTGTCCGATATCGCGGTTACCTACCTCGACGCTGAGATCGCTACCCTTGCCTACAAGGTCAACTATGAGACCAAAGAGGAAAATGGCATCTGGGTCAAAGGCCTCGAAACCGTTACTATGGCACTCGAAAAATCCGGCAGTAGCTGGAAGATTGTCCACTGGAACATGATGCAGGTGGAAGACGAAAAACTCAAAGGTACCTGCCTCTGCGAACTGTACCTCTCCGAAGCTGATGACGGTGAAGTCGTAGCCAAAACCACCATCCCAAGTGGCAAAACCTACACCACCCGTTTCGACAACTTCGTTTTCCGTACTTCTGGCTCTGGCAAGGTGATCCGCGTAGGCAACTACGTATACAAGCACAAGCCATCTGGCCCGCTGTATGTCATCCAAGACGGTGAAGAGATCGAAATCGCCATTGCCAAAAGCAAGAAAGAAATCGTATTGGCCATCATCGAGCACAGCCTCTATGCAGATAGCTGCGCGCGCTTGAAGACCACTTCCAACGAATAA
- a CDS encoding undecaprenyl-diphosphate phosphatase, producing the protein MNLIESIILGIIQGLTEFLPVSSSGHIELGKAILGVNPPDPLLFSIVVHAATALSTIVVYRKDILKIITDLFKFEWNDSTKFSAMILLSMIPVGLVGVFLEDKVEALFDGQILLVGLMLLLTGGLLFFSQRAVSKGGELSFGKSLVVGIAQAIAILPGISRSGSTISTALILGIDREQAARFSFLMVLPPILGATLLKVKDYLEPVEDAATSVVAVADNIAPVAGAAAEISPLVLTAGFLASFLAGLAACSWMVAIVKRSKLDYFAYYCFIVGAIAIGWSLFA; encoded by the coding sequence ATGAATCTAATCGAATCGATTATCCTTGGCATCATCCAAGGCCTCACCGAATTCCTGCCTGTTTCCAGTAGTGGCCATATCGAGCTCGGCAAAGCCATCCTCGGTGTCAATCCACCTGATCCATTGCTCTTCTCCATCGTCGTCCATGCTGCTACAGCCTTGAGTACGATCGTGGTGTACCGAAAAGATATTTTGAAGATCATCACCGACCTGTTCAAATTTGAGTGGAACGACTCTACCAAGTTTTCAGCGATGATCTTGTTGTCCATGATCCCTGTCGGATTGGTCGGCGTATTTCTGGAGGACAAAGTGGAGGCTTTGTTCGATGGCCAGATTCTCCTCGTGGGCTTGATGCTCCTCCTGACGGGTGGCTTGTTGTTTTTCAGTCAGCGCGCCGTTTCCAAGGGAGGCGAACTCTCCTTCGGCAAATCCTTGGTTGTGGGGATTGCTCAGGCGATTGCGATCCTTCCGGGGATCTCCCGCTCAGGTTCCACCATTTCCACGGCCTTGATTTTGGGAATTGATCGCGAGCAAGCGGCTCGATTTTCCTTCCTGATGGTATTGCCGCCGATCTTGGGTGCCACTTTGCTGAAGGTCAAAGATTACCTGGAGCCAGTCGAAGATGCCGCCACGTCCGTCGTAGCTGTCGCGGACAACATTGCCCCAGTTGCTGGAGCTGCCGCTGAAATTTCCCCATTGGTTTTGACCGCCGGATTCTTGGCGTCTTTCCTCGCAGGATTGGCCGCTTGTAGCTGGATGGTCGCCATCGTGAAGCGAAGCAAATTGGATTATTTTGCCTACTACTGTTTCATCGTCGGTGCCATCGCCATCGGCTGGAGCTTGTTTGCTTAG
- a CDS encoding mechanosensitive ion channel domain-containing protein, giving the protein MEFDFNAIYQQASSLAVEWAPKVAGAILTLIIGFWLANKLGRAVSNAFTKRDADPTIQHFLSDLVAITIKILILLSAGGLMGLEMTSFIAIISAMTLAIGLALQGSLANFAGGVLILMFRPFRVGDVIEAQGYAGEVKAINIFVTTLETLDTQTIIIPNGPLSNGVINNLTQQGTRRVDLSVGISYDADIRAARTILLDMMNEDPLVLESPAPSVVVVELGDSSVNLSVRPHCKAEDYWTVYGNILEKAKYALDGAGVEIPFPQQVVHHINQPV; this is encoded by the coding sequence ATGGAATTCGATTTTAACGCCATCTACCAACAAGCTTCAAGCCTTGCCGTGGAATGGGCACCTAAGGTAGCGGGCGCTATCCTGACCCTGATCATCGGATTTTGGCTCGCCAACAAGCTTGGACGTGCAGTGAGCAACGCATTCACCAAAAGAGATGCCGATCCGACGATCCAGCATTTCTTGAGTGATTTGGTCGCCATTACCATTAAGATCCTCATTCTGCTGAGTGCTGGTGGATTGATGGGATTGGAGATGACCTCTTTCATCGCCATCATCTCTGCCATGACCTTGGCGATTGGTTTGGCCCTGCAAGGGAGTTTGGCCAACTTCGCGGGTGGTGTGCTCATCTTGATGTTCCGCCCATTCCGGGTAGGGGATGTCATCGAGGCACAAGGATACGCTGGGGAAGTGAAAGCGATCAATATCTTCGTGACTACACTGGAAACCCTCGACACGCAAACCATCATCATTCCCAACGGTCCACTGTCGAATGGAGTGATCAACAACTTGACGCAACAGGGGACTCGCCGGGTAGACCTTTCGGTAGGTATCAGCTACGATGCGGACATCCGTGCTGCACGGACCATCTTGCTCGACATGATGAATGAAGATCCATTGGTACTGGAAAGCCCAGCTCCAAGTGTCGTGGTGGTAGAACTAGGAGATAGTTCTGTCAATCTTTCCGTTCGTCCTCATTGCAAGGCCGAAGATTATTGGACTGTCTACGGCAACATCCTCGAGAAAGCCAAATATGCACTGGACGGTGCTGGCGTGGAAATCCCTTTCCCACAGCAAGTCGTTCACCACATCAATCAGCCTGTATAA
- a CDS encoding F420-dependent NADP oxidoreductase, whose translation MSDSTIKVAIVGAGNMAWSLIPSLQQAGTEVVQLISRNEERRQTFAQTYGIPQVGETPRDLIADLDLIFLTVPDGVLSGLAAGIALDDRPGTILLHTSGSSPLSLLAGSGDAIGVFYPMQIFTQSRVTPFAHLPIFLEGNASVMRKIDPLAKAMSDRVYFLNSYDRLRLHMGAVMACNFSNLLFRLTSQVLPPHPDLDFSVYEPLVREHIDKVFAFGPKNTQTGPAIRGDMDTISQHMQLLSDHPNIQKLYGELSQMINPDLNLDGHI comes from the coding sequence ATGTCTGATTCAACAATTAAGGTGGCCATCGTGGGGGCCGGAAATATGGCATGGAGTCTCATCCCGAGTCTTCAGCAAGCGGGGACGGAAGTCGTGCAATTGATTTCGAGAAACGAGGAACGGAGGCAGACATTTGCCCAAACCTATGGGATTCCCCAGGTGGGAGAAACGCCTCGTGACCTCATTGCCGACTTGGACTTGATATTTCTGACGGTCCCGGATGGAGTTCTTTCGGGATTGGCGGCTGGCATCGCGCTCGACGATAGACCGGGCACCATCTTGCTTCATACCTCTGGTAGTTCTCCCCTATCGCTGTTGGCGGGTTCTGGTGATGCGATCGGGGTATTTTATCCGATGCAGATCTTCACTCAGTCGAGGGTGACGCCATTTGCGCATTTGCCGATCTTCCTGGAGGGGAATGCCAGCGTCATGCGGAAGATCGATCCCTTGGCCAAAGCCATGTCTGATCGGGTATATTTCCTGAACTCCTACGATCGACTCCGCCTCCACATGGGCGCAGTGATGGCCTGCAATTTTTCGAATTTGCTGTTCAGGTTGACATCTCAAGTACTTCCGCCACATCCAGACCTCGACTTTTCGGTCTATGAGCCGCTGGTCCGCGAGCATATCGACAAGGTATTTGCCTTTGGACCGAAGAACACCCAGACGGGACCGGCCATTCGTGGCGATATGGATACCATCAGTCAGCACATGCAGCTCTTGTCTGATCATCCGAATATTCAGAAATTGTATGGGGAATTATCTCAAATGATCAATCCGGACCTGAATCTGGATGGGCACATTTGA